One part of the Olleya sp. YS genome encodes these proteins:
- a CDS encoding DNA polymerase III subunit gamma/tau, which produces MEHFVVSARKYRPQTFKDVVGQSAITNTLTNAIENNHLAQALLFTGPRGVGKTSCARILAKMINSDGNETGDEDYAFNIFELDAASNNSVDDIRNLTDQVRIPPQVGKYKIYIIDEVHMLSQAAFNAFLKTLEEPPKHCIFILATTEKHKIIPTILSRCQIFDFKRITVKDAKAYLKYIAKEQGITAEDDALHIIAQKADGAMRDALSIFDRVVSFSGKELTRQSVTENLNVLDYETYFESTDYILENKIPELLILFNKTLAKGFDGHHYIAGLASHFRDLLVCKNPSTIELLEVGDDTKTKYVEQAQKASQDFLIKGINLANECDLKYKSSKNQRLLVELTLMQLASITFDGEKKNSSRFIIPPSYFKKIGITPVKVTKPKKESETTQKVEEDPVKVNPELQKFVEPPKPKIILEKGIASDNKRTSGLSLKSIKAKKEHQIKQLEVVVDEENLPRDAFNEDELVTVWNQFVDQIEKEGNYNLASILSIDKPTLAEDGHTIQLTFPNPTNKVEVERNSFDLMSYLRKHLNNYDVTLDITINEALDTKYAYTPIEKYEKLKEKNPNLELLRKTFDLDV; this is translated from the coding sequence TTGGAACACTTTGTAGTATCGGCTAGAAAATACAGACCACAAACATTTAAAGATGTTGTGGGCCAATCTGCTATTACAAATACGCTAACTAATGCTATAGAAAATAATCATTTAGCACAAGCTTTATTATTTACAGGACCACGTGGTGTTGGTAAGACTAGTTGTGCACGTATTTTAGCAAAAATGATTAATAGTGACGGAAACGAGACTGGTGACGAGGATTACGCCTTTAATATTTTTGAGTTGGATGCAGCATCAAACAACTCGGTTGACGATATTAGAAACTTAACAGACCAAGTTCGTATTCCGCCTCAAGTTGGTAAATATAAAATCTATATTATTGACGAGGTACACATGCTGTCTCAAGCTGCTTTTAATGCCTTTTTAAAAACTTTAGAAGAACCACCAAAACACTGCATTTTTATATTAGCAACTACTGAAAAACATAAAATAATTCCAACCATTTTATCGCGTTGTCAAATCTTTGATTTTAAACGTATAACTGTAAAAGACGCTAAAGCGTACTTAAAATATATTGCTAAAGAGCAAGGGATTACTGCAGAGGACGATGCTTTACACATTATTGCCCAAAAAGCAGATGGTGCCATGCGTGACGCTTTATCTATCTTTGATCGTGTAGTGAGTTTTTCTGGCAAAGAGTTAACTAGACAATCGGTTACCGAAAATTTAAACGTCCTAGATTACGAAACCTATTTTGAAAGTACAGACTATATTTTAGAGAATAAAATTCCAGAATTACTTATTCTGTTTAATAAAACGTTAGCTAAAGGGTTTGATGGTCACCATTATATTGCTGGATTAGCGTCACATTTTAGAGACTTGCTAGTGTGTAAAAATCCATCGACTATAGAATTGTTAGAAGTTGGTGATGACACTAAAACCAAATATGTAGAGCAAGCCCAAAAAGCGTCTCAAGACTTTTTAATTAAAGGAATTAACTTGGCTAACGAGTGTGACTTAAAATACAAAAGCAGTAAAAACCAACGACTCTTAGTTGAGTTAACACTAATGCAATTGGCCTCTATCACTTTTGATGGAGAAAAAAAAAATAGCAGTCGCTTCATAATTCCGCCTTCTTATTTTAAAAAGATTGGTATTACACCTGTAAAAGTCACTAAACCTAAAAAGGAATCTGAAACTACACAAAAGGTTGAAGAAGACCCTGTAAAGGTTAATCCAGAACTACAAAAATTTGTCGAGCCACCTAAACCTAAAATAATTTTAGAAAAAGGGATCGCTTCAGACAACAAACGTACTTCTGGTTTATCTTTAAAAAGTATTAAAGCCAAAAAAGAGCATCAAATCAAACAATTAGAGGTGGTTGTAGACGAAGAAAACTTACCACGTGATGCTTTTAATGAAGATGAATTAGTTACTGTTTGGAATCAATTTGTCGATCAAATTGAAAAAGAAGGTAATTACAATCTAGCATCAATCTTATCCATTGACAAGCCAACGCTAGCTGAGGATGGACATACCATACAATTAACCTTTCCTAATCCTACTAACAAGGTTGAAGTTGAGCGTAACTCGTTTGATTTAATGTCTTATTTACGTAAACATCTTAATAATTATGATGTTACTTTAGACATTACCATAAATGAAGCGTTAGATACTAAATATGCCTACACGCCTATTGAAAAATATGAAAAGTTAAAAGAGAAAAACCCAAATTTAGAGTTGTTACGTAAGACGTTTGATTTAGACGTATAA
- a CDS encoding tRNA-(ms[2]io[6]A)-hydroxylase, with translation MLGLKLPTDPRWVNIVEKNIEDILTDHAYCEQKATSTAISLIVSFPEYTELVQEMVALVKEEISHFKMVHDLILKKGWTLGRDRKDDYVIQLLTFFPKGGSRTTQLVHRLLYAALIEARSCERFRLLSEELEDKELAEFYRKLMVSEANHYTMFLGFARQYGDRKEVDKKWQDLLEFEAQIMKNLSKSETIHG, from the coding sequence ATGCTAGGACTTAAACTACCCACAGATCCACGTTGGGTTAACATTGTAGAAAAAAACATAGAAGACATTTTAACAGATCACGCGTACTGTGAGCAAAAAGCAACTAGTACAGCTATATCGTTAATAGTTAGTTTTCCTGAATATACAGAGCTTGTACAAGAGATGGTAGCTTTGGTTAAAGAAGAAATTAGCCATTTTAAAATGGTTCATGATTTAATCTTAAAAAAAGGTTGGACTCTTGGTCGAGACAGAAAAGATGACTACGTTATACAATTATTAACTTTTTTCCCGAAAGGTGGAAGCCGAACCACTCAATTAGTACATAGACTTTTGTATGCAGCATTAATTGAAGCCAGAAGTTGTGAGCGTTTTAGATTACTGTCTGAAGAGCTTGAGGATAAAGAATTAGCAGAATTTTACAGAAAACTAATGGTAAGTGAAGCTAACCACTATACCATGTTTTTAGGGTTTGCAAGACAATATGGAGACCGAAAAGAAGTAGACAAAAAATGGCAAGATTTACTTGAATTTGAAGCACAAATCATGAAAAACTTAAGCAAAAGCGAAACCATACATGGTTAA
- a CDS encoding 2OG-Fe(II) oxygenase, with protein MNLIQHAEHILEIENFWTSDKCDEFISKSEIIGYEPAMVQTESGQKLVESVRNNQRILFTDFELAVNIWNDVKEFVNPKLGKSRAIGLNEMFRFYKYEPNQEFKKHRDQSYIRNELESSYYTFMIYLNDNFVGGETTFGNLKIVPKKGSCLIFFHDLEHEGTKLDLGEKYILRTDIMYRFEE; from the coding sequence ATGAACTTAATTCAACATGCAGAACATATTTTAGAAATTGAAAACTTTTGGACATCAGACAAGTGTGATGAATTCATTTCTAAAAGTGAAATTATTGGATATGAACCAGCAATGGTTCAGACCGAAAGTGGACAAAAATTAGTTGAAAGTGTAAGAAACAATCAACGGATTCTGTTTACCGACTTTGAACTTGCTGTAAATATCTGGAATGACGTAAAAGAATTCGTAAATCCAAAACTTGGAAAAAGTAGAGCGATTGGACTAAATGAAATGTTCCGATTTTATAAATATGAACCAAATCAAGAATTTAAAAAACATCGTGACCAAAGTTATATACGGAACGAGCTTGAATCGAGTTACTATACGTTTATGATTTATCTGAACGACAACTTTGTTGGTGGAGAAACGACTTTTGGAAACTTAAAAATAGTACCTAAAAAAGGAAGTTGCTTGATATTCTTTCACGATTTGGAACACGAAGGAACAAAATTGGATCTAGGAGAAAAATATATTTTGAGAACAGACATAATGTATAGATTTGAGGAATAA
- a CDS encoding iron-containing alcohol dehydrogenase family protein: MSYKNFPMVSRVIFGRGSFNQLSEIIEPKRLNTNAPFIFFVDDIFKGNAWLTSRIPLSYQDKVIYVSAKEEPKTEQIDQLVEDIILTFKERPSGIIGIGGGCLLDIAKAVSIMLNNDGESKDYQGWDLVKNPAIYHVGIPTISGTGAEVSRTTILTGPERKLGINSDFTPFDQVILDPELTKDVPKDQWFYTGMDCYVHCIESLNGTYLNTFSKTYGEKALELCKDIFLNNTLSVEESQDKLMMASWHGGMSIAYSQVGVCHALSYGLSYLLGIKHGIGNCIVFDHLADYYPEGVALFKQMKDTHNITLPQGICADLSDKDFDVMIKVALSLEPLWENAIGKNWKKSITPDTLKALYQKM, from the coding sequence ATGAGTTATAAAAATTTTCCGATGGTGTCCAGAGTAATCTTTGGACGAGGTAGTTTTAATCAATTAAGCGAAATTATTGAGCCTAAACGATTAAATACTAATGCACCATTTATATTTTTTGTAGATGATATTTTTAAGGGTAATGCTTGGTTAACATCAAGAATACCTTTGTCTTATCAAGACAAAGTCATTTATGTTTCTGCCAAAGAAGAACCCAAAACCGAACAAATAGACCAATTAGTAGAAGACATTATTTTAACTTTTAAAGAACGTCCTTCAGGTATTATTGGAATTGGTGGTGGTTGTTTGTTAGATATTGCAAAAGCAGTGTCTATTATGTTAAATAATGATGGAGAAAGTAAAGACTATCAAGGTTGGGATTTAGTGAAAAATCCAGCTATCTATCATGTTGGGATACCAACTATTTCTGGAACAGGTGCAGAAGTATCCAGAACTACTATACTGACAGGACCAGAGCGCAAACTTGGTATTAATAGTGACTTTACACCTTTTGATCAAGTTATTTTAGATCCAGAATTAACTAAAGATGTTCCAAAAGACCAATGGTTTTATACAGGAATGGACTGTTATGTGCATTGTATAGAATCTTTAAACGGAACGTATCTTAATACCTTTAGTAAAACTTATGGAGAAAAAGCTTTAGAATTATGTAAAGACATTTTCTTAAATAATACATTATCAGTTGAAGAGTCTCAAGATAAATTAATGATGGCTAGTTGGCATGGTGGTATGAGTATTGCTTATTCTCAAGTAGGTGTATGCCATGCTTTAAGTTATGGTTTAAGCTACTTATTAGGTATAAAACATGGAATTGGTAATTGCATAGTATTTGATCATTTAGCAGATTATTATCCTGAAGGTGTTGCGTTATTCAAACAAATGAAAGACACCCACAACATCACCTTACCACAAGGTATTTGCGCAGATTTATCCGATAAAGATTTTGATGTCATGATAAAAGTAGCACTAAGTCTTGAACCACTTTGGGAAAATGCAATAGGTAAAAACTGGAAAAAATCGATTACTCCAGACACGCTAAAAGCTTTATACCAAAAAATGTAA
- a CDS encoding 1-acyl-sn-glycerol-3-phosphate acyltransferase, which translates to MRWLAKLIYFKILGWKVVGNTNFSKDTVKKAVIISAPHTSNLDFIIGILLRKVVGVKTNFIGKKELFTWPFGYYFRAVGGVPVDRKTKENKVHTISKLFENKDEFRLTLAPEGTRSKVDEWRTGFYYIAKQANVPIIMFTLDFGNKQNKISKPFYPTDNIEEDFKFMKAFFKGVKGKIAKNS; encoded by the coding sequence ATGCGTTGGCTAGCTAAACTTATTTATTTTAAAATTCTGGGTTGGAAGGTGGTAGGTAATACCAATTTCTCGAAGGATACCGTTAAAAAAGCGGTTATTATCTCAGCACCACACACTAGTAACTTAGATTTTATAATTGGTATTTTACTGCGTAAAGTAGTTGGAGTTAAGACCAATTTTATTGGTAAAAAAGAACTCTTCACTTGGCCTTTTGGTTACTATTTTAGAGCAGTAGGAGGAGTACCAGTAGACCGTAAAACAAAAGAAAATAAAGTACACACCATTTCAAAATTATTTGAAAACAAAGACGAATTTAGGCTAACTCTAGCACCAGAAGGAACTAGAAGTAAAGTAGACGAGTGGAGAACGGGTTTTTACTACATAGCAAAACAAGCCAATGTCCCAATAATCATGTTTACATTAGATTTTGGAAATAAGCAAAATAAAATTTCTAAACCTTTTTACCCTACAGATAATATCGAAGAAGATTTTAAATTTATGAAAGCTTTTTTTAAGGGTGTAAAAGGAAAAATTGCAAAAAATTCTTAA
- the rsmD gene encoding 16S rRNA (guanine(966)-N(2))-methyltransferase RsmD: MRIISGQFKGRRITAPKKLPVRPTTDMAKEALFNILNNQYYFDSVSVLDLFAGTGNISYEFASRGTEHITSVDQDYGCIKFINQTAASFEMPIQTIKSDVFKFLESSKQQATIIFADPPYDFPIEEFAKIPELVFENNLLETEGLLIVEHSKHTDLSDLSNYSHSKSYGGNTFSFFENETNDEEE; encoded by the coding sequence ATGCGCATTATATCTGGACAATTTAAAGGAAGACGGATTACAGCTCCAAAAAAATTACCTGTAAGGCCAACCACAGACATGGCTAAGGAAGCCTTGTTTAATATTTTAAATAATCAGTATTATTTTGATTCTGTATCTGTTTTAGATTTATTTGCTGGAACAGGAAATATTAGTTACGAGTTTGCGTCTCGTGGCACAGAACACATTACAAGTGTCGATCAAGATTATGGATGCATAAAATTTATAAACCAGACTGCTGCTAGTTTTGAAATGCCTATACAAACCATAAAAAGTGATGTCTTTAAATTTTTAGAAAGCAGCAAGCAACAAGCCACTATTATTTTTGCAGATCCTCCTTATGATTTCCCTATTGAGGAGTTTGCAAAAATACCAGAATTAGTTTTTGAAAATAATTTATTAGAAACAGAAGGCTTACTAATAGTCGAACACTCTAAACATACCGATTTATCGGATTTATCAAACTATAGTCACTCAAAAAGTTATGGTGGAAATACCTTTAGCTTTTTTGAGAATGAAACTAATGATGAGGAGGAATAA
- a CDS encoding TonB-dependent receptor, producing MEITLKGDKEFENIPSLKDKALRINLNENIYGTFAEIGAGQETVRHFFRAGGASGTIAKAMSAYDKDFSDAIYGIENDRRYVTEARLRKMLSHEINLIEERIDREKNPNKMFFSFANTVATIDFAKKYKGHGWVGIKYQIDPTEKEYNEIVLHLRFKENDARLQQETLGMLGTNLIYGAFYKYNEPRKLLRYLYDHLDKDQLEIDTINFSGPVFKDVDNRLMSLQLVKNGMTDAVMFAPDGNNVLPARVLYKKNILALRGSFRPVTKVNMDMYQKSLDMFIKENKVDEDKTQVIFEITLSNLRAEGEIDEQDFMDRARLLCSLGQTVLISNFQEYYKLVEYFSQYTKSRMGLAMGVNNLVDIFDEKYYRHLSGGILEAFGKLFFKDLRVYLYPMRDEDGSLTTSDNLKVHPRMKELYKFFKYNGKVVDITDYDPKTLDVFSRRVLKMIASGEEGWQQMLPEGVSKLITEKSLFGCETEEIHHNN from the coding sequence AAAACATTTACGGGACGTTTGCAGAGATTGGAGCAGGTCAAGAAACGGTTCGTCATTTTTTTAGAGCTGGTGGTGCTTCTGGTACTATTGCAAAAGCTATGTCTGCTTATGATAAGGATTTTAGTGATGCCATTTATGGTATTGAAAACGATAGACGTTATGTGACAGAAGCACGTCTGCGTAAAATGCTTTCTCATGAAATAAATCTTATTGAAGAGCGTATTGACAGGGAGAAAAACCCTAACAAGATGTTTTTTAGTTTTGCAAATACTGTTGCTACTATAGATTTTGCAAAAAAATATAAAGGTCATGGTTGGGTAGGCATCAAATACCAAATAGATCCAACAGAAAAAGAATATAACGAGATAGTACTTCATTTACGTTTTAAAGAAAATGATGCGCGTTTACAACAAGAAACACTAGGAATGCTAGGTACTAACCTAATTTATGGTGCTTTTTATAAGTATAACGAACCTAGAAAATTACTGCGTTATTTATATGATCATTTAGACAAAGATCAATTAGAAATTGATACCATAAACTTTTCTGGTCCTGTTTTTAAAGATGTAGATAACCGTTTAATGAGTTTACAATTAGTTAAAAACGGTATGACTGATGCAGTCATGTTTGCACCTGATGGTAATAACGTTCTGCCTGCTAGAGTCCTATATAAAAAGAATATTTTGGCATTACGTGGTAGTTTTAGACCTGTAACCAAAGTAAATATGGATATGTACCAAAAGTCTTTGGACATGTTTATAAAGGAAAATAAAGTGGATGAGGATAAAACACAAGTTATTTTTGAAATTACCTTATCTAATCTAAGAGCAGAAGGAGAAATAGACGAGCAAGATTTTATGGATCGTGCCAGACTACTATGCTCTTTAGGGCAAACCGTATTAATTTCTAATTTCCAAGAGTATTACAAATTAGTAGAATACTTCTCTCAATATACTAAAAGTCGTATGGGATTAGCAATGGGAGTTAACAACTTAGTTGATATTTTTGACGAAAAGTATTACAGACATTTAAGTGGTGGAATTTTAGAAGCGTTTGGAAAATTATTCTTTAAAGACTTACGTGTCTACTTATATCCTATGCGTGATGAAGATGGAAGTCTGACCACTAGCGATAACTTAAAAGTACATCCAAGAATGAAAGAACTTTATAAGTTTTTTAAATACAATGGTAAGGTGGTAGATATCACAGATTATGACCCGAAAACATTAGATGTCTTTTCTAGAAGAGTTTTAAAAATGATTGCTTCTGGAGAAGAAGGTTGGCAACAAATGCTTCCTGAAGGAGTCTCTAAACTAATTACAGAAAAAAGTTTATTTGGATGTGAAACTGAAGAAATTCATCACAACAATTAA
- the kdsB gene encoding 3-deoxy-manno-octulosonate cytidylyltransferase, whose amino-acid sequence MKIIAMIPARYSASRFPGKLMKDLGGKPVITRTYEATVNTKLFDDVIVVTDSDIIYDEITKIGGQVMMSQKEHDCGSDRIAEAVEDLDIDIVVNVQGDEPFTELESLEKLIQVFKDDDEKQVDLASLMVHITDWEEIKNPNTVKVIIDKQKFALYFSRSPIPYPRDESVDVKYYKHKGVYAFRKEALMDFYRLPMLTLEASEKIECIRYLEYGKRIKMVETSVQGVEIDTPEDLERAKKLWK is encoded by the coding sequence ATGAAAATTATAGCCATGATACCAGCACGATATAGTGCTTCACGTTTTCCAGGAAAATTAATGAAAGATTTAGGAGGAAAACCAGTCATAACTCGTACTTACGAAGCTACTGTAAACACCAAATTATTTGATGATGTAATTGTTGTTACTGATAGCGATATAATTTATGACGAAATCACAAAAATTGGTGGACAGGTTATGATGAGTCAAAAAGAGCACGACTGTGGAAGCGACCGTATTGCAGAAGCTGTAGAAGATTTAGATATTGATATTGTTGTGAATGTACAAGGAGATGAACCATTTACTGAGTTAGAATCTCTAGAAAAGCTAATACAAGTGTTTAAAGATGACGATGAGAAACAAGTCGATTTAGCATCGCTAATGGTTCATATAACAGATTGGGAAGAAATAAAAAATCCTAATACAGTCAAGGTAATTATCGATAAACAAAAGTTTGCACTTTACTTTTCACGTAGTCCAATTCCGTATCCAAGAGATGAAAGTGTTGATGTTAAATATTACAAACACAAAGGGGTTTATGCATTTAGAAAAGAGGCTTTAATGGATTTTTATCGTTTACCAATGTTAACATTAGAAGCGTCAGAAAAAATTGAATGTATACGATATTTAGAATACGGAAAACGTATTAAAATGGTTGAAACGTCTGTGCAAGGTGTAGAAATTGATACACCAGAAGATTTAGAACGTGCAAAAAAATTATGGAAATAG
- a CDS encoding ATP-binding domain-containing protein, which translates to MTSSQFYSLIKQQFPFQPTSKQDILLLQLSEFILNDKQNGIFLLKGYAGTGKTTIIGTIVTNLWKAKKSAVLMAPTGRAAKVISNYSKKEAFTIHKKIYFPKKEKGGGVKFVLQPNKHKDTIFIVDEASMIPDSPSDSKLFDNGSLLDDLMQYVYQGHRCKLLLIGDTAQLPPVKLELSPALDENILNLNYNKSVTKMELDEVVRQGEGSGILENATILRETLAGSFYDSFKFNLKAFKDIVRLVDGYEIMDAINDAYSELGYEETSIIVRSNKRANLYNQQIRSRILFSENELASGDYLMVVKNNYFWIKPTTEAGFIANGDIVEVLEIFSIKELYGFRFAEVKVRMVDYPKMRPFETVLMLDTIEAETPSLPYEESNRLYQEVQKDYEDETSNYKKFLKIKGNKYFNALQVKFSYAITCHKSQGGQWNTVFVEQPYLPNGIDKEYLRWLYTAVTRAKEKLYLIGFKDEFFEEVD; encoded by the coding sequence ATGACTAGTTCCCAATTTTATTCGCTTATAAAACAGCAATTTCCGTTTCAACCAACCTCCAAACAAGATATTTTACTTTTACAGTTATCAGAATTTATTTTAAATGATAAACAAAATGGTATTTTTTTATTGAAAGGCTACGCAGGAACTGGTAAAACCACCATTATTGGTACAATTGTTACTAATTTATGGAAAGCAAAAAAAAGTGCTGTTTTAATGGCTCCAACTGGTCGTGCAGCTAAAGTTATCTCTAATTATTCAAAAAAGGAAGCGTTTACCATTCATAAAAAAATATATTTCCCAAAAAAAGAAAAAGGTGGAGGTGTTAAATTTGTATTGCAGCCTAATAAACACAAAGACACTATTTTTATTGTGGATGAAGCCTCAATGATTCCAGATTCACCAAGCGATTCAAAATTATTTGACAATGGATCTTTGTTGGACGATTTAATGCAATACGTCTATCAAGGTCATAGATGTAAATTATTACTAATTGGTGATACAGCACAGTTGCCTCCTGTAAAACTAGAGTTAAGTCCAGCGTTAGATGAAAACATATTAAACCTAAATTACAATAAGTCTGTAACCAAAATGGAATTGGACGAAGTGGTTAGACAAGGTGAAGGTTCTGGAATTTTAGAAAATGCTACCATTTTAAGAGAAACCTTAGCAGGAAGCTTCTACGATAGTTTTAAATTTAATTTAAAGGCGTTTAAAGACATTGTAAGATTGGTAGATGGATATGAAATTATGGACGCTATAAACGATGCATACAGCGAGTTAGGTTATGAGGAAACTAGTATAATAGTTAGAAGTAATAAACGCGCCAATTTATATAACCAACAAATACGTAGTCGTATTTTGTTTAGTGAAAACGAATTAGCATCTGGTGATTACCTTATGGTGGTTAAGAATAATTATTTTTGGATTAAACCCACAACAGAAGCTGGTTTTATTGCAAATGGCGATATTGTTGAAGTCTTAGAGATTTTTAGTATTAAAGAATTGTATGGGTTTAGATTTGCAGAGGTTAAAGTACGCATGGTAGATTACCCTAAAATGCGACCTTTTGAAACTGTTTTAATGCTTGATACTATTGAAGCTGAAACTCCATCATTACCTTACGAAGAGTCCAATAGGTTATACCAAGAAGTACAAAAAGATTATGAAGACGAAACCAGCAACTATAAAAAATTCTTAAAAATTAAAGGCAACAAGTATTTTAATGCTTTACAAGTTAAATTTAGCTATGCTATTACTTGTCATAAGTCTCAAGGTGGACAATGGAATACTGTTTTTGTCGAACAGCCTTATCTTCCAAATGGCATTGATAAAGAGTACTTAAGATGGTTGTACACAGCAGTAACTAGAGCAAAAGAAAAATTATATTTAATTGGTTTTAAAGACGAATTTTTTGAAGAAGTGGATTAG
- a CDS encoding DUF3822 family protein, which yields MAQTNKTHNTLTNLELSIQISLSGLSFCVLDRSTTTILNLHSTNFKIKKSPTDLLDAVKHLFNTQASLQQSFTTITVIHVNDWSTLVPKPLFKEEFLADYLKFNTKILKTDFITFDEISQNDSANVYVPFTNVNNYIFDQFGTFTYKHFSTILIEQLLTFEKHNNTSKVYVNVSEYNFEIIAFNSGELLLYNTFEYQTKEDFIYYLLFTLEQLQLNPETVELVFLGEINEADTLYQIAYKYIRHVSFGNRMDTFAFNTQPKSNHSNFTLLKSL from the coding sequence ATGGCTCAAACGAATAAAACACATAATACATTAACCAACCTAGAACTGTCCATTCAAATTAGTTTGAGTGGACTTTCTTTTTGTGTATTAGACAGAAGCACAACAACTATCTTAAACTTACACTCTACTAACTTTAAGATAAAAAAATCGCCTACAGATCTTTTAGATGCTGTAAAACATCTATTTAATACCCAAGCGTCTTTACAACAATCGTTTACAACTATTACTGTAATACATGTAAATGATTGGTCTACACTTGTACCAAAACCTTTATTTAAAGAAGAATTTTTAGCAGATTATTTAAAGTTTAATACCAAAATTTTAAAAACAGATTTTATAACTTTTGATGAAATCTCTCAAAACGATAGCGCTAACGTTTACGTTCCTTTCACAAACGTCAATAATTATATTTTTGATCAATTTGGGACGTTTACCTACAAGCACTTTTCAACTATTTTAATAGAACAACTTCTAACTTTTGAAAAACACAATAATACCTCAAAAGTATATGTCAACGTATCAGAATATAATTTTGAAATCATTGCATTTAACAGTGGAGAATTGTTATTATACAACACTTTTGAATACCAAACTAAAGAAGACTTTATCTATTATTTACTCTTTACTTTAGAGCAATTACAACTAAATCCAGAAACTGTAGAACTAGTATTTTTGGGTGAAATAAATGAAGCTGATACTTTATACCAAATAGCTTATAAATATATAAGACATGTGTCCTTTGGTAACCGAATGGACACGTTTGCTTTTAATACGCAACCAAAATCTAACCATTCTAATTTTACGTTACTAAAAAGCCTATAA
- a CDS encoding HAD family hydrolase — protein MEIDYSHIKVIGFDADDTLWVNETYFRDAELEFAKLLSAFETANKIDQELFKMEMKNLPVYGYGIKGFVLSMVEMAIELSNNTVSNKTISKILDIGKDMINKDVELLEGVEDILQQLSKKYRLIVATKGDLLDQERKLEKSGLLDYFHHIEVLSDKKEANYSKLLNHLDINPSEFLMIGNSLKSDILPLINIKAHAIHVPFHTTWLHEQIEVNHDESKQYKTIKSLLELPKLLN, from the coding sequence ATGGAAATAGATTACAGTCATATCAAAGTCATTGGTTTTGATGCTGATGACACCCTTTGGGTTAACGAAACCTATTTTAGAGATGCAGAATTAGAGTTTGCTAAACTGCTAAGTGCATTTGAAACTGCCAATAAAATTGACCAAGAACTATTTAAAATGGAAATGAAAAACCTTCCTGTTTATGGTTATGGTATTAAGGGTTTTGTGTTGTCTATGGTAGAAATGGCAATAGAATTATCCAATAATACAGTATCCAATAAAACCATTTCTAAAATATTAGATATTGGTAAGGATATGATAAATAAAGATGTGGAATTACTTGAAGGCGTCGAAGATATTTTACAACAGTTATCAAAAAAATACAGATTAATAGTAGCAACAAAAGGAGATTTGTTAGACCAAGAGCGCAAACTAGAAAAGTCTGGATTGTTAGATTACTTTCACCATATTGAAGTGTTAAGTGATAAAAAGGAAGCAAATTATTCTAAATTGTTAAATCACTTAGATATAAATCCTTCAGAGTTTTTAATGATAGGAAACTCTTTAAAATCAGATATTTTGCCATTAATAAATATAAAAGCTCACGCCATACACGTGCCTTTTCATACCACATGGTTGCATGAACAAATAGAAGTTAATCATGACGAGTCTAAACAATATAAAACCATAAAAAGTTTATTAGAATTACCTAAATTATTAAATTAA